The following coding sequences are from one Achromobacter sp. B7 window:
- a CDS encoding DUF4148 domain-containing protein, translated as MKTLATALMLSMSVLAAGAQAAEADQAPTRAQVQAELQQAKVSGQYTFGEEGYPAPIAQKSSLTSQQVQAELAQAKNAGEVTFGNLDYPPVAAAEHTTSLSRAQVESQLAQAKAEGLVTFGNMDYPPMGS; from the coding sequence ATGAAAACCCTTGCTACCGCATTGATGCTGTCCATGTCCGTTCTGGCCGCTGGCGCGCAAGCCGCCGAAGCCGACCAAGCCCCCACCCGCGCTCAAGTGCAAGCTGAACTGCAACAAGCCAAGGTCTCGGGTCAATACACGTTTGGCGAAGAAGGCTACCCCGCCCCCATCGCCCAGAAGTCCAGCCTGACCTCGCAACAAGTTCAAGCTGAACTGGCCCAAGCCAAGAACGCCGGCGAAGTCACCTTCGGCAACCTGGACTACCCGCCCGTCGCCGCCGCTGAACACACCACGTCGCTGAGCCGCGCCCAAGTTGAATCGCAACTGGCTCAAGCCAAGGCAGAAGGCCTGGTGACCTTCGGCAACATGGACTACCCCCCCATGGGCAGCTGA
- a CDS encoding PLP-dependent aminotransferase family protein produces MDKPLEPAFSFSERAQQLTSSAIREILKVTERPEVISFAGGLPAPGGFPVEVVRAAFDKVLSTNGRAALQYGPTEGYAPLRQWVADDLNRAGANVAADQILIVSGSQQALDLLGKVLIDKDSKVLVEDPSYLGALQSFSLYQPKFVPVPTDEGGLIPESITPELADGARFLYALPNFQNPTGRTLNLERRIALVKRAAELNLTIIEDDPYGELRYAGEPQPGLVALAAEYGANVVRLGTFSKVLAPGLRLGYIAGARPLINKLVQAKQATDLHTPTLTQMAVYEIVKDGFLEEHLPNVREIYRAQGSCMLEAIKREFPSTVTWTKPEGGMFIWLTLPEHMDSTKLLEKAIAQNVAFVPGAPFYSGVGKQNTLRLSFATVPEDKIRTGIAILGKLLKEYTA; encoded by the coding sequence ATGGACAAGCCTCTCGAACCTGCGTTTTCCTTTTCGGAACGCGCCCAGCAACTTACCAGCTCCGCCATCCGCGAGATCCTCAAGGTCACCGAGCGCCCCGAAGTCATTTCGTTCGCTGGCGGCTTGCCGGCGCCCGGCGGCTTCCCGGTAGAAGTGGTACGTGCTGCGTTCGACAAGGTACTGTCCACCAACGGCCGCGCGGCCTTGCAATACGGCCCCACCGAAGGTTATGCGCCGCTGCGCCAATGGGTTGCCGACGACTTGAACCGCGCGGGCGCCAACGTTGCCGCCGACCAGATCCTGATCGTCTCCGGTTCGCAGCAAGCGCTGGACCTGCTGGGCAAGGTACTGATCGACAAGGACAGCAAGGTCCTGGTCGAAGACCCCAGCTACCTGGGCGCGCTGCAATCGTTCAGCCTGTACCAGCCGAAGTTCGTGCCGGTGCCCACCGACGAAGGCGGCCTGATCCCCGAATCCATCACGCCCGAACTGGCCGACGGCGCGCGCTTCCTGTATGCGCTGCCCAACTTCCAGAACCCCACGGGCCGCACGCTGAACCTGGAACGCCGCATCGCGCTGGTCAAGCGCGCCGCCGAACTGAACCTGACCATCATTGAAGACGACCCCTACGGCGAACTGCGCTACGCAGGCGAGCCGCAGCCCGGCCTGGTGGCGCTGGCCGCCGAATACGGCGCCAACGTTGTGCGCCTGGGTACGTTCTCGAAGGTACTGGCCCCGGGCCTGCGCCTGGGCTATATCGCCGGCGCCCGTCCGCTGATCAACAAGCTGGTGCAGGCCAAGCAAGCGACCGACCTGCACACGCCCACGCTGACGCAGATGGCCGTGTACGAAATCGTCAAGGACGGCTTCCTGGAAGAGCACCTGCCCAACGTGCGCGAAATCTACCGCGCCCAGGGCAGCTGCATGCTGGAGGCCATCAAGCGCGAATTCCCGTCCACCGTGACGTGGACCAAGCCGGAAGGCGGCATGTTCATCTGGCTGACGCTGCCCGAGCACATGGACAGCACCAAGCTGCTGGAAAAGGCCATCGCGCAAAACGTGGCCTTTGTGCCCGGCGCGCCGTTCTACAGCGGCGTGGGCAAGCAGAACACGCTGCGCCTGAGCTTTGCCACCGTGCCGGAAGACAAGATCCGCACCGGCATCGCCATCCTGGGCAAGCTGCTCAAGGAATACACGGCATAA
- the dapA gene encoding 4-hydroxy-tetrahydrodipicolinate synthase — protein sequence MSIQQSVFQGVWVPLVTPFSGGVVDGGALRRLVRHYAAAGVDGLVVCGSTGEAASLDDAEQLAVLDAVLTEAGRLPVIMGLAGNHLGHVLQRLSAFGTRPLAGILAPAPYYVRAGQDGAAAYFRRLADASRFPLVLYDIPYRTGTTLETSTLLSLAAHPNVAAIKDCGGSLDKTLALITDGQMNVLAGEDLQTLSVLCLGGAGMIAAAAHVRPDLFVAMYQAVRAQQLDVARRLFHALTPVIRLAFEEPNPGPLKAQLSRQGLLIDELRQPMPAASAALAVRLDAAVAGLNRQFPCQ from the coding sequence ATGTCCATTCAACAATCTGTGTTCCAAGGCGTGTGGGTGCCGCTGGTCACGCCGTTTTCGGGCGGTGTTGTCGACGGGGGCGCCTTGCGTCGCCTGGTGCGCCACTACGCGGCGGCGGGCGTCGACGGGCTGGTCGTGTGTGGCAGCACCGGCGAGGCCGCCTCATTGGACGACGCCGAGCAACTGGCGGTGCTGGACGCCGTGCTGACCGAAGCCGGCCGGTTGCCCGTCATCATGGGGCTGGCGGGCAACCACCTAGGGCACGTGCTGCAACGCCTGTCCGCCTTTGGCACGCGGCCGCTGGCCGGCATCCTGGCCCCGGCGCCGTATTACGTGCGAGCGGGCCAGGACGGAGCCGCCGCCTATTTTCGCCGCCTGGCCGATGCTTCGCGCTTTCCCCTGGTGCTGTACGACATTCCCTACCGCACGGGCACAACGCTTGAGACATCGACGTTGCTGTCGCTGGCCGCGCATCCGAACGTGGCGGCCATCAAGGATTGCGGCGGGTCGCTGGACAAGACGCTGGCCTTGATAACCGACGGCCAGATGAATGTGCTGGCGGGCGAAGACCTGCAAACCTTATCGGTGCTGTGCCTGGGCGGGGCGGGCATGATCGCGGCCGCCGCGCATGTGCGGCCCGATCTGTTCGTCGCCATGTACCAAGCGGTGCGCGCACAGCAGTTGGACGTCGCTCGGCGGTTGTTCCACGCCTTGACGCCGGTGATCCGCCTGGCCTTCGAAGAACCCAACCCCGGGCCGCTGAAGGCGCAGCTGAGTCGTCAAGGCTTGTTGATCGACGAATTGCGGCAGCCGATGCCGGCCGCCAGCGCGGCGTTGGCGGTGCGTCTGGATGCGGCCGTTGCCGGCCTGAACCGCCAGTTTCCTTGCCAGTAG
- the ubiA gene encoding 4-hydroxybenzoate octaprenyltransferase has protein sequence MSASQQPPVDLSDIVFTDWVERWLPKSWRPYARLCRLDRPIGTWLTLLPAVAALVQSAGGLPDLQRLIVFSLGALLMRGIGCTVNDMCDRNFDKHVERTRFRPLTSGQLSMKNAVWFLLGQLLVCGSLLFFLNEMSRLLALAVLPFVFIYPLCKRVTYWPQVVLGICFNWGMLMAWSDTQNVVPLAAIAMWLGAVLWQVGYDSIYAYVDVRDDRSLGLHSTAMRFGDQGKLWIGGFYAATVLLWAWGGYAMGLSWAYQVGMAAVAVHLAWQLKVFDIQRPDRNFMLFRANLWLGALLVAAALAGTLIR, from the coding sequence GTGAGCGCCTCGCAACAACCTCCCGTCGACCTCAGCGACATCGTTTTCACCGACTGGGTCGAACGCTGGCTTCCGAAATCCTGGCGACCCTACGCCCGCCTGTGCCGACTGGATCGGCCCATCGGCACGTGGCTGACGCTGCTGCCGGCCGTGGCCGCGCTGGTGCAGTCGGCCGGTGGTCTGCCCGACCTGCAACGGCTGATCGTCTTTTCGCTGGGCGCGCTGCTGATGCGCGGCATCGGCTGCACCGTCAACGACATGTGCGACCGCAACTTCGACAAGCACGTCGAACGCACGCGCTTCCGGCCACTGACCAGCGGCCAGCTGTCGATGAAGAACGCAGTGTGGTTCCTGCTCGGGCAACTGCTGGTGTGCGGATCGCTGCTGTTTTTCCTGAACGAAATGAGCCGCTTGCTGGCCCTGGCCGTGCTGCCCTTCGTGTTCATCTATCCGCTGTGCAAGCGTGTCACGTACTGGCCGCAAGTGGTGTTGGGCATCTGCTTTAACTGGGGCATGCTGATGGCCTGGTCCGACACGCAAAACGTCGTGCCGCTGGCCGCCATCGCCATGTGGTTGGGCGCGGTGCTTTGGCAGGTGGGCTACGACAGCATCTATGCGTACGTCGACGTGCGCGACGACCGCAGCCTGGGGCTGCATTCCACCGCCATGCGCTTTGGCGATCAAGGCAAATTGTGGATCGGCGGTTTCTACGCCGCGACCGTCCTGCTGTGGGCCTGGGGTGGTTACGCCATGGGTTTGTCGTGGGCGTATCAGGTTGGCATGGCCGCCGTCGCGGTGCATCTGGCATGGCAGCTGAAGGTGTTCGACATCCAGCGCCCCGACCGCAACTTCATGCTGTTTCGCGCCAACCTGTGGCTGGGCGCGCTGCTGGTAGCAGCGGCGTTGGCAGGCACGCTGATCCGGTGA
- a CDS encoding GAF domain-containing protein, with the protein MFEAAPIVAESKSALYAELVAQARALLEGEPDRIANAANLSALAYQALPDLNWAGFYFFDGTELVLGPFQGKPACVRIPLNRGVCGAAASQRQTQLVPDVHAFPGHIACDAASRSEIVVPLVHQGELIGVWDVDSPVPDRFDEDDRQGMQALCAVFLASLG; encoded by the coding sequence ATGTTCGAAGCCGCCCCGATCGTCGCCGAGTCCAAGTCCGCCCTGTACGCCGAATTGGTCGCGCAGGCCCGCGCGCTGCTGGAGGGCGAGCCCGACCGCATCGCCAATGCCGCCAACCTCAGCGCGCTGGCGTACCAAGCCTTGCCCGATCTGAACTGGGCGGGCTTTTATTTTTTTGACGGCACCGAACTGGTTCTTGGCCCGTTCCAGGGCAAGCCGGCCTGCGTGCGCATTCCGCTGAATCGCGGCGTGTGCGGCGCGGCCGCCAGCCAGCGTCAGACGCAGCTGGTGCCGGACGTGCACGCATTTCCCGGCCACATCGCCTGCGATGCCGCGTCGCGTTCCGAAATCGTGGTGCCGCTGGTGCATCAAGGCGAATTGATCGGCGTGTGGGATGTGGACAGCCCCGTGCCCGACCGCTTCGACGAAGACGACCGCCAAGGCATGCAGGCGCTGTGCGCCGTGTTCCTGGCCAGCCTGGGCTAA
- a CDS encoding saccharopine dehydrogenase family protein, with protein MSTSATRPIVLLGAGKIGFAIALMLERSGDYSVLVADQDPARLGVLAELGCQTRQISDDDSVARCIEGAYAVVNALPFHRATAVAGLCARAGVHYFDLTEDVASTHAIQALAGDVRSVLMPQCGLAPGFIGIVGNALARRFDTLLDLRMRVGALPRYPSNSLRYNLTWSTEGLINEYCNPCEAIVDGKLTSVPALEGYETFALDGVEYEAFNTSGGLGTLPATLLGRARNVDYKSVRYPGHCNIMKLLLNDLRLRDRRDLLKDIFESAIPTTEQDVIVIQASASGHRHGRLQEESYPVRVFGADVDGHRLSAIQLSTAAGICAALDLVAQGVLPQKGFVGQEAIDLDALLNNRFGRVYAGKPLALAGCATADR; from the coding sequence ATGTCCACGTCAGCCACCCGCCCCATCGTTTTGCTGGGCGCCGGAAAAATCGGTTTTGCCATCGCCTTGATGCTTGAACGCAGCGGCGATTACTCGGTGCTGGTTGCCGACCAGGATCCAGCCCGGCTGGGCGTGCTGGCCGAATTGGGCTGCCAAACGCGCCAGATCAGCGACGACGACTCGGTGGCGCGTTGCATCGAAGGCGCTTACGCCGTCGTCAACGCCCTGCCGTTCCACCGCGCCACCGCCGTAGCAGGCCTTTGCGCGCGCGCGGGCGTCCATTACTTTGACCTGACCGAAGACGTCGCCAGCACCCACGCCATCCAGGCGCTGGCGGGCGACGTGCGCAGCGTGTTGATGCCGCAATGTGGCCTGGCGCCGGGCTTCATCGGCATCGTCGGCAACGCGTTGGCCCGCCGCTTCGACACCTTGCTGGACTTGCGCATGCGCGTGGGCGCCCTGCCGCGCTACCCCTCCAACAGCCTGCGCTACAACCTGACCTGGAGCACCGAAGGCCTGATCAACGAATACTGCAACCCTTGCGAGGCCATCGTCGACGGCAAGCTGACCAGCGTGCCCGCGCTGGAAGGCTACGAAACCTTTGCGTTGGACGGGGTTGAATACGAAGCCTTCAACACGTCGGGCGGGCTGGGCACGCTGCCCGCAACGTTGTTGGGGCGCGCCCGCAACGTCGACTACAAGTCCGTGCGCTACCCCGGCCACTGCAACATCATGAAGTTGCTGCTGAACGACCTGCGCCTGCGAGATCGCCGCGATCTGCTCAAGGATATTTTCGAGTCAGCCATTCCCACCACCGAGCAGGACGTCATCGTGATCCAGGCGTCGGCATCCGGCCATCGCCACGGCCGGCTGCAAGAAGAGTCCTATCCCGTCCGCGTGTTCGGCGCCGATGTGGACGGCCACCGCCTAAGCGCGATCCAGCTGTCCACCGCCGCCGGCATTTGCGCCGCGCTGGACCTGGTGGCGCAAGGCGTCTTGCCGCAAAAGGGGTTTGTGGGCCAGGAAGCCATCGACCTGGACGCCTTGCTGAACAACCGCTTTGGCCGCGTCTACGCCGGCAAGCCGCTGGCGCTGGCCGGCTGCGCAACGGCCGACCGCTAA
- a CDS encoding fatty acid desaturase has product MHSSAETLLAAKPDTRRRLPSLRNRRDWQSLAYLATLPALAAWQWVYGFWWPLYALMLFLTLGIGVIHHNHTHIRMWRGRWTNRATDFWITLLQGHPTFVFYPAHVANHHRYKHGARDAARTYRFGGDTNHLWGYVLHPFQAGWVLYPMFFAWLGRLRRHWPGAWRYSMAQYGAWLGLWGGLLAVNPVKALVFVIVPQLHGLHWLLATNYLQHAHADGGPRHVAGLNYARNFEGLVNPLLFNIGLHTAHHEHPRAHWSELTRLHREHYRARVNPALNEAGLVPYMFRVFVLGAFVPRLRSRSCMAPEHVR; this is encoded by the coding sequence ATGCATTCCAGCGCAGAGACGCTGTTGGCGGCAAAGCCTGACACCCGGCGGCGCCTGCCGTCCTTGCGCAACCGGCGCGACTGGCAAAGCCTGGCCTACCTGGCCACGCTGCCCGCGCTGGCGGCCTGGCAATGGGTGTACGGATTCTGGTGGCCGCTTTACGCGCTGATGCTGTTCTTGACGCTGGGCATCGGCGTCATCCACCACAACCACACCCACATCCGCATGTGGCGCGGCCGCTGGACCAACCGCGCAACCGATTTCTGGATCACGCTGCTGCAAGGGCACCCGACCTTCGTCTTTTACCCGGCCCATGTGGCGAATCATCATCGCTACAAGCATGGTGCGCGCGACGCCGCGCGCACCTATCGTTTTGGCGGCGACACCAACCACCTGTGGGGCTACGTGCTGCACCCGTTTCAGGCGGGCTGGGTGCTGTACCCGATGTTCTTCGCGTGGCTGGGCCGGCTGCGCCGCCACTGGCCGGGCGCGTGGCGCTACAGCATGGCGCAATACGGGGCGTGGCTGGGGCTATGGGGTGGGCTGCTGGCCGTGAACCCCGTCAAGGCGCTGGTGTTCGTGATCGTGCCGCAACTGCATGGCCTGCATTGGTTGCTGGCCACCAACTACTTGCAGCACGCCCATGCCGACGGCGGGCCGCGCCATGTTGCCGGCCTGAACTACGCACGCAATTTTGAAGGGCTGGTCAACCCGTTGCTGTTCAACATCGGCCTGCACACCGCGCATCACGAGCACCCGCGCGCGCATTGGTCCGAACTGACCCGGCTGCATCGCGAACACTATCGCGCGCGCGTCAACCCGGCGCTCAATGAAGCGGGGCTGGTGCCGTATATGTTCCGTGTCTTCGTGCTGGGCGCCTTCGTACCGCGCCTGCGCAGCCGTTCCTGCATGGCGCCCGAGCATGTTCGCTAG
- the glcC gene encoding transcriptional regulator GlcC: MYAETEEKPRQVADEVAERIERLILDGVLKAGQALPSERRLTEKLGVSRTALREGLKLLRAREIIHTAQGKGSFVAHISKVDAGPLMHLFNSQPRTLYDLLEVRSLLEAESARLAAIRGTEADFIMIRRRYDDMVAAQGTATDTATHAHLDHAFHLAICEASHNPVLVHTLQSLTDLLLGSVFACVNNLYHREPEKRQIDRQHTRLYNAVTGRQPEQARKAAADHVDSVRQSLSDIEQEEQRLVRATLRLEGWT; this comes from the coding sequence ATGTACGCGGAAACAGAAGAAAAGCCTCGCCAGGTGGCGGACGAAGTCGCCGAGCGAATCGAGCGCCTGATCCTGGATGGCGTGCTCAAGGCGGGGCAGGCCTTGCCGTCCGAACGGCGGCTGACCGAAAAGCTGGGCGTGTCGCGCACCGCGCTGCGCGAAGGCCTGAAGCTGCTGCGCGCGCGTGAAATCATTCACACCGCGCAAGGCAAGGGGTCCTTCGTGGCGCACATCTCGAAGGTGGATGCCGGGCCGCTGATGCACCTGTTCAATTCGCAGCCGCGCACGCTGTACGACCTGCTGGAAGTGCGCTCATTGCTTGAAGCGGAATCCGCCCGGCTGGCTGCCATCCGGGGCACCGAAGCCGACTTCATCATGATCCGCCGGCGCTATGACGACATGGTTGCCGCGCAGGGCACGGCCACCGACACAGCCACGCACGCCCATCTGGACCACGCGTTTCACCTGGCGATCTGCGAGGCGTCGCACAACCCGGTGCTGGTGCATACGCTGCAATCGCTGACCGACCTGCTGCTGGGGTCGGTTTTTGCATGCGTCAATAACCTGTATCACCGCGAACCGGAAAAGCGGCAGATCGACCGTCAGCACACCCGGCTGTACAACGCGGTGACGGGGCGCCAGCCCGAACAGGCGCGCAAAGCCGCCGCCGACCATGTGGACAGCGTGCGGCAGAGTTTGTCGGATATCGAACAGGAAGAACAGCGCCTGGTGCGCGCGACGCTGCGTCTGGAAGGCTGGACGTAG
- a CDS encoding StlD/DarB family beta-ketosynthase, whose translation MPIAFNRVYLEGAGYFMPGEPVSNEAMDNYIAPLNRMSSRIKGRILAENGIKHRYYAIDAEGQTVYTNAQLAANAIRDCLRRADSDLSAVSMLTSGSSGGDALMPGFANMIQGELAAQPMETLSVHGICAAGVSAIQAAAQGVEMGGHASALAVASELPSRLFKRSRFAARGYDADFDAHFLRWMLSDGAGALLLGNSGRALAGASKGVRLKLKWVHQRSFSGDYPVCMQLGLSADRAKGHLDYPSWNEAEADGALSLRQDIRLLPHLFDIGIHEYAKLVRDGWVDPDQVDHFLCHYSSEKFIPVVEDLMEKAGLVIPRERWFSNLAWRGNTGAASILIMLAEFLETREIKPGEQIFCYIPESGRFMAAYMLLEAEAVQAPAVAGASRSTADHPVNLAANPAAKSTARIDTQSDDADAIAPPHDPDMAPQGLGQLLTELAAIWHDYRSRVWRTPVVRRLRRREFQTGDYLNWMENWIPQVREGSKWMREGAASLTEQYAPLAALIDMHAGEEQNDFQILFQDYRTAGGTVDNIDALHRNPGGEALNAYLHGLAATRDPIGLLGAIYIIEGTGQRIVPALLPLLKASLKLPPDAFRFLEYHGHNDEHHLARWLSAVELALDCDEDGRAEQRIVDTARRTAALYLMQFHHVMEGDAA comes from the coding sequence ATGCCTATCGCGTTTAATCGTGTCTACCTGGAAGGCGCCGGCTATTTCATGCCGGGCGAACCCGTGTCCAACGAGGCGATGGACAACTACATCGCGCCGCTGAACCGCATGTCCAGCCGCATCAAAGGCCGCATCCTTGCCGAGAACGGCATCAAGCACCGTTACTACGCTATCGACGCGGAAGGCCAGACGGTCTATACGAATGCGCAGCTGGCGGCCAACGCCATTCGCGATTGCCTGCGGCGCGCCGACAGCGACCTGTCGGCCGTGTCCATGCTGACCAGCGGGTCGTCGGGCGGCGACGCCCTGATGCCGGGTTTCGCCAACATGATCCAGGGCGAGCTTGCTGCTCAGCCGATGGAAACGCTGTCGGTGCACGGCATCTGCGCGGCGGGGGTATCGGCGATCCAGGCGGCGGCGCAAGGCGTCGAGATGGGCGGGCACGCCAGTGCGCTGGCCGTGGCCAGCGAATTGCCGTCGCGTCTGTTCAAGCGATCGCGCTTTGCGGCGCGCGGGTACGACGCCGATTTCGATGCGCATTTCCTGCGCTGGATGCTGTCCGACGGCGCGGGCGCCTTGCTGCTGGGCAACAGCGGCCGCGCGCTGGCCGGGGCGTCCAAGGGCGTCAGGCTGAAACTGAAGTGGGTGCATCAGCGGTCGTTCTCGGGCGATTACCCGGTGTGCATGCAGCTGGGCCTGTCCGCCGACCGCGCAAAGGGCCATCTGGACTATCCGTCCTGGAACGAGGCCGAAGCCGACGGCGCCTTGTCGCTGCGCCAGGACATCCGGCTGTTGCCGCATCTGTTCGACATCGGCATCCATGAATACGCCAAGCTGGTGCGCGATGGTTGGGTGGACCCGGATCAGGTCGACCATTTCCTGTGCCATTACTCGTCGGAAAAATTCATCCCCGTGGTCGAAGACCTGATGGAAAAGGCCGGCCTGGTGATTCCGCGTGAACGCTGGTTCAGCAACCTGGCGTGGCGCGGCAATACGGGCGCGGCGTCGATTTTGATCATGCTGGCCGAGTTCCTGGAAACGCGTGAGATCAAACCGGGCGAACAGATTTTTTGCTATATCCCCGAGTCGGGGCGTTTCATGGCGGCCTACATGTTGCTGGAAGCGGAAGCGGTGCAGGCGCCGGCCGTGGCCGGGGCGTCGCGGTCCACGGCCGATCATCCTGTGAATCTGGCCGCAAACCCGGCCGCCAAATCCACCGCCCGCATCGACACGCAAAGCGATGACGCCGACGCCATCGCGCCGCCGCATGACCCCGACATGGCCCCGCAAGGCTTGGGCCAATTGCTGACCGAGCTGGCCGCCATCTGGCACGACTACCGTTCGCGCGTGTGGCGCACGCCGGTGGTGCGCCGCTTGCGCCGCCGCGAATTCCAGACGGGCGATTATCTGAACTGGATGGAAAACTGGATTCCCCAGGTGCGCGAAGGCAGCAAGTGGATGCGCGAGGGCGCGGCGTCGCTGACCGAGCAATACGCGCCGCTTGCCGCGCTGATCGACATGCACGCAGGCGAAGAGCAAAACGATTTCCAGATCCTGTTCCAGGACTACCGCACGGCGGGCGGCACCGTGGACAACATCGACGCCTTGCACCGCAACCCCGGCGGCGAAGCGCTGAACGCCTATCTGCACGGCCTGGCCGCCACGCGTGACCCGATCGGGCTGCTGGGCGCCATCTACATCATCGAAGGCACGGGCCAGCGCATCGTGCCTGCGCTGCTGCCCTTGCTCAAGGCCAGCCTGAAGCTGCCGCCCGACGCATTCCGCTTCCTTGAATATCACGGCCACAACGACGAGCATCACCTGGCGCGCTGGCTGTCGGCCGTGGAACTGGCGCTGGATTGCGACGAAGACGGCCGCGCCGAACAACGCATCGTGGACACCGCCCGCCGCACCGCCGCGCTGTACCTGATGCAGTTCCACCATGTCATGGAGGGCGATGCCGCATGA
- a CDS encoding DUF1090 domain-containing protein: MPSFVKSLAAAAACAVFGTLPAQAATDCSAQRGCAAKFCEIENDIAAAQAQNNTRREAGLKKALAEARANCTDSRLQSQREANVREKQSKMSEREQELKEARAKGKQDKIDKAQRKLEEAQSEYNAALVELNR; the protein is encoded by the coding sequence ATGCCCTCTTTCGTTAAATCCCTGGCCGCCGCCGCTGCGTGCGCCGTGTTCGGCACCCTGCCCGCTCAGGCCGCCACCGATTGCTCGGCCCAACGAGGCTGCGCCGCCAAGTTCTGCGAAATCGAAAACGACATTGCCGCTGCGCAAGCACAGAACAACACGCGCCGCGAAGCCGGCTTGAAGAAGGCCTTGGCCGAAGCCCGGGCAAATTGCACCGACAGCCGCCTGCAATCCCAACGCGAAGCAAACGTGCGAGAGAAGCAGTCCAAAATGTCCGAGCGCGAACAAGAGCTGAAGGAAGCCCGCGCCAAGGGCAAGCAGGACAAGATCGATAAGGCGCAGCGCAAGCTGGAAGAAGCCCAATCCGAGTACAACGCGGCGCTGGTGGAACTGAATCGCTAA
- a CDS encoding sterol desaturase family protein: protein MAQAFEALSAWQVMLAGLLFFGGIYLVFGAATWLLTQHVLPALGIGKPLDPRPLGPGQLRRELAQSGLSILLFGTGMIFPWGLLQLGWAHLDPNPSWQKVVVEILVLVAWNDVHFWVNHRLLHTKLLRRFHLPHHRSVVTTPFSTYSFHPIEALMLGNVIMLPMVLHDFSFWALASVPLFSLFFNCIGHANYDFFPKVSYAHWFAASRRHHLHHACYNGNYGFQFTFMDRLFRTRLKAEAAANQLDAFQRRDAVGGKA, encoded by the coding sequence ATGGCCCAAGCTTTTGAAGCCTTGTCCGCCTGGCAGGTGATGCTGGCGGGGCTGCTGTTTTTCGGCGGCATCTATCTGGTCTTCGGCGCGGCTACCTGGCTGCTGACCCAGCACGTGTTGCCCGCACTGGGCATCGGCAAGCCGCTGGATCCGCGCCCCTTGGGGCCCGGCCAGCTACGCCGGGAACTCGCGCAATCCGGCCTGTCCATCCTGCTGTTCGGCACCGGCATGATTTTCCCGTGGGGCCTGCTGCAACTGGGCTGGGCGCATCTGGACCCGAACCCCAGCTGGCAAAAAGTCGTGGTCGAAATCCTGGTGCTGGTGGCCTGGAACGATGTCCATTTCTGGGTCAACCACCGCTTGCTGCACACCAAGCTGCTGCGTCGTTTCCACCTGCCGCATCACCGCTCCGTGGTTACAACGCCGTTCTCGACCTACAGCTTTCACCCCATCGAAGCGCTGATGCTGGGCAACGTCATCATGCTGCCGATGGTGTTGCATGATTTCAGCTTTTGGGCGCTGGCGTCGGTGCCGCTGTTCAGCCTGTTCTTCAATTGCATCGGCCATGCCAACTACGACTTTTTCCCCAAGGTGTCCTACGCGCATTGGTTCGCCGCCAGCCGGCGTCACCATCTGCATCACGCCTGCTACAACGGCAATTACGGTTTTCAGTTTACGTTTATGGACCGCCTGTTTCGGACGCGCCTGAAGGCCGAGGCCGCGGCAAACCAGCTGGATGCATTCCAGCGCAGAGACGCTGTTGGCGGCAAAGCCTGA